In Pseudomonas grandcourensis, the DNA window ACTACTTTCTTTATTTCCAGGCCAGTGGAACACAGCCAGTTTTCATGCCACTGACCGAAGAGCTCGCGTTAGAAGCTGCACAGGGTGACATAGGCATTCAGGCATAGATCATCGCATCCGCTGATGCTGACCTGTGCCAGGGACACATGCAGTCTGCCGATGAGCGGCGAGCAGTCACCGGCACCACTGTTTCTCACAAGGGACCCCGTCGTAGTCGCCATCCATTTCCATTCCTGGGCAATTTTGCAGAAAGTTTGTGGCCTCTGCACATGAGGTCATTTGCGAACAATATTTGCGCCCATCGCATTTCACTGGGGCCGAAACAGGCTTTGGCGCAATCAAGACCGCAGAGATTCTTTGGGGACTCGATGGCCGAACCTCAACCCAGGACTGTAATTCAGGGGAAAACTTCCAAGCCAACAGACCAACAACAAGCAAAACCAAAATCAGTTTCATCTTGATCCATCCGTGATGAGAGACCGCTTGTGTTCTCACGCTGCCTGCTTCCAGCATAATCCACCAATCCATATACTGCCTGCCACCTCCAGCAGCATGCACTGCTGCTTGTACATCTCCTACCGCGGGGGGCAGGCCGATAGAAAAGGCTCCGTCGTCGATGAGGTCGTTCATTTCCAGCGCTCGAAAGGTCGGCGCGGATGCCATTTGCTGTGGGACCAAGTCGCCCTGGATGAACAGGCGCTTTGCCATCAGCAC includes these proteins:
- a CDS encoding excalibur calcium-binding domain-containing protein; the protein is MNDLIDDGAFSIGLPPAVGDVQAAVHAAGGGRQYMDWWIMLEAGSVRTQAVSHHGWIKMKLILVLLVVGLLAWKFSPELQSWVEVRPSSPQRISAVLIAPKPVSAPVKCDGRKYCSQMTSCAEATNFLQNCPGMEMDGDYDGVPCEKQWCR